The following proteins come from a genomic window of Chitinivibrionia bacterium:
- a CDS encoding adenosine kinase produces MAKFAIGVGSALMDIILLESDGFLADNKITKGGMTLVEADYADNLLAKTPNKPIIAPGGSACNTIIGLGRLSGKAKFIGCCGVDELSEKYRNALAKNNVEAQLTATDKAATGRVVSVVTPDAQRSMLTYLGASGYTDPALFTPEIFAGASLVHIEGYLIFNEKLLRAVLDAAKKAGLKISMDLASFNVVESNLDLVKSLVKEYVDIVLANEDEARAYSGTSDEKAALDIIAKDCEIAVVKVGKRGSFVKKDGIVYEIAPVGSETAKDTTGAGDLWASGFLYGVINGLSMEKAGAIGSLCGYEVCRVFGAHIPDERWDAILKEI; encoded by the coding sequence ATGGCAAAATTTGCAATAGGCGTCGGGTCGGCGTTAATGGACATAATACTGTTGGAAAGCGACGGTTTTCTTGCAGACAACAAAATCACAAAAGGCGGAATGACGCTTGTTGAGGCGGATTACGCCGACAACCTTTTGGCAAAAACACCGAACAAACCGATAATCGCCCCCGGCGGCTCGGCTTGCAACACCATTATAGGTTTAGGGCGTTTAAGCGGAAAAGCAAAATTTATCGGTTGTTGCGGTGTGGATGAATTAAGCGAAAAATATCGCAACGCGCTCGCCAAAAACAATGTCGAGGCGCAACTTACCGCAACCGATAAAGCTGCAACTGGACGAGTGGTTTCGGTGGTCACTCCCGACGCGCAACGTTCTATGCTCACATATTTGGGCGCAAGCGGCTACACAGACCCCGCGCTTTTCACCCCCGAAATTTTTGCGGGAGCGTCTCTTGTTCATATTGAAGGATACTTAATTTTCAACGAAAAACTTTTGCGCGCAGTTTTAGACGCCGCCAAAAAAGCAGGCTTAAAAATTTCTATGGATTTAGCAAGTTTCAACGTTGTGGAAAGCAATTTGGATTTAGTAAAATCACTCGTTAAAGAATACGTGGACATTGTCTTGGCTAACGAAGACGAAGCAAGAGCATACAGCGGAACATCAGACGAAAAAGCAGCGCTCGACATTATCGCAAAAGACTGCGAAATCGCCGTGGTCAAAGTCGGAAAACGCGGAAGTTTCGTGAAAAAAGACGGCATTGTGTACGAAATCGCTCCCGTAGGCAGTGAGACGGCAAAAGACACAACGGGCGCAGGCGACTTGTGGGCAAGCGGCTTTCTTTACGGCGTAATAAACGGACTTTCTATGGAAAAAGCGGGCGCAATAGGCTCACTCTGCGGCTACGAAGTTTGCCGAGTATTCGGCGCGCACATCCCCGACGAACGTTGGGATGC